TTTGCTCAAATGACTGGTATGCCTTTTATGATTCCaggtattgaaatttttaatggaaaGGAATAGTTTAAGTGCCCTTCATGGTCAGGTGACAGTTGGAATTCTTATCCTACAGGTATTTATTTTCATGGTCACTACATcagttaaaagaatatttacttGATTTGCGCATAGATGCTTAGCAAGCATGAAGTTTTGAACTATCGTTGTTTGGCAGGATTGTGCTGTGGGCTTGCTGTTTGCATTACTTCCAGTTCTAGGTGGCAGTTCTGGCATTCTTCAAGGAGTATTATccatgactaaatcgtaaatgAAAATTTCTCTAGGATCAGCTGTCTTTGATGTATTTGTTGCAAAGATCATTCTGTGTTTGTAGTTTCCTAATGATAAATTTTCTCTTTCAAATTTCAGGTTGGTGACTTTGATTACATTTCTGGCCATTTTGACAATATTATCCCGGACTTGTGTGCCGTGGTTTCTTAGGCTCATGATAAGCTTATCATCACAGGTGTGTACtatttagttcaatttttaaCGTATGTAGACATTTACTGACACATTTGTTTGTGCAGACTAATGAGCTCTATCAGTTGGCATCTGTGGCGTTTTGCTTGCTTGTTGCTTGGGTTCGCTCATTTCCTCCTCACTTCTTGCATTATAATTAACTTGTGCATTATAGTTATCTTTTTGTAGTTTGCTCATTCTTGCAACTTTTTTCCCCATCCATCAAGATCCATGTGTCTTTTCATTCACTTAGTGACATATGTATGTTTGTATATGCATAACATAACTTGTTGTTACACTCCAGTGTAGTGATAAGCTGGGTCTAAGCCTTGAGCTGGGCTCATTTGCTGCGGGGGTGATGATATCAACCACTGATCTGGGCCAGCATACACTTGAACAAGTAAGACTTCTACCCTTTTTAGAACTTTCAATGCCTAGTTTGATGTAAACTTGTTTGTGATCTAAAAGTATGTTAACTTGTGATGTAAATTTGTTTGTGATCTAAAAATATGTTAACTTGTGATGTAAATTTGtttgtgatttaaaaatatgttaactTCCTACTTAGAGTTAACTGTTATGGGCTAAATGCTCAATTTGGGCCTAAACTTTGGAGACTCACCCCTTACATGAGGATCAAACCTTTCAAAGTGGTCAAAGAACGACCAAACCTGGACCGATCTGCTCACATTAGGATCAAACCTTTCAAAGTAGTCAAATAAGGACCAACCTTTTTGTTTTGTACCTGCTCAAATAAGAGCTAAAACTTTTGAGCCCTGCCCAAATAAGGACTAAGatttattgtaattatgttGCATTCCTTTAGTTATAATGGTGTGAAAAAATCGCTCATGTATGCTTTACCTTAGCTTCATGATTATTGGACATAAtagtattgtgatatatattttatttgccATTATATGTAGAATGGTTTACCTTTGTCCTTGTTTGAGCAGGTCCAAAAAAGTCTGGTCCTTATGTAAGCAAACCCTCCAAGGGTTAGAGGCCCAAAATGAGCATTTAGCCACTTCTATGCTAGCTCATTGACCATCTCTCTACACGGTTAATTTTGCAATCCCTTTAAAGAACGAGTTGTCAGTCTTAATGTTATTGGATCAACTAAATCCAATTACTTATGGTGTGTAGAAAGGTAATTCAAGGTCCTGCCTAAACTGACTGCAGTTAGCAAACTCCTGTCCATCAGGGCTCAAGCACTATTCTATTCATCTTGTCTAGTTATTTAGTTGATATTTTCTGCTTACTGGAACTTACGCCCCCTTTCTCTAATTTGGTTTATGATGCTTGTTTGACTTCGAGAGTATTATTGTGAATATGACTACCAAATTACGAATCTCTGTTGTTATTCAGTTTTGTTGATAGTACTCTGAACTAAGAAAGTGTGTCACTAGAATGTTGTTGCCTTGTCAATACTTACTGACCGCTCGAGTCTCTCTTTTGTATACAGGTGGAGCCCATTCGCAATTTCTTTGCTGCTCTTTTCCTCGCCAGTATTGGGATGTTGATTCATGTACATTTCCTTTGGAATCATGTTGACATATTGCTAGCAGCTGTAATATTGGTGATTGTTATTAAAACAATGGTAGTTGCTGCAGTTGTCAAAGGATTTAGATACAGCAACAAAACTTCACTTCTTGTATGAGCTGAACCTACTATTTACGTATTTGTATTCATTTTGTAAAGGTTTCTAAGTTCTTTTCACCTTAATGTGTAGGTTGGAATGTCTTTGGCCCAAATTGGGGAATttgcttttgttcttctcagcCGAGCTTCTAATCTTCACCTAGTTGAGGTCCACACATCATTACTGTAATCTTCATTTAGTCAATGTTATGTGTTGTTAAGTAGACCACACAATTTTTCTCAAAACATGTAGTTCagtttagttcatttattttatttttcttattccGTGGCTTCCTACCTTGACAATGTTGctgattttttttgtcattacTTCAGGGTAAACTTTACCTGCTGCTTCTGGGCACAACGGCTCTCAGTTTGGTACGTCAACTATTACTGCCTTGCTTTCACATTTGTCATTATATTATCGTAAAGAAGAATGGTTCCTTCTATTATGACTGTGAGTACCAACCATGCAACTGGAGGGTAGTTAGAACGCACTTGTTGCAATACGTGTCTACTGTTGCTTCTTCCTGCTTTTTCAAGAACAATGTTCTATGACTATCAGAAACAATTCAATCATTAAATCattttcatgtcattttggAAACCTTCACTTCTAAGTACCTGATTTAGCTGCTACTGCACGTTTTCACAAAGTTCTTTCGATGTTAAAATGGCACTGAACTGGTTTTTCTCttgagatttcaaaatgttcTCATAATATAAACGTGCAGGTGACTACACCGTTGCTTTTCAAGCTCATCCCAGCTGTTGTTCATCTTGGCGTGCTCTTGCGATGGTTCCCCCCTGATAGTCAGAGCGAGGTAATCTTGCAATTCTTTAAACTTTTATCCGAATTCTTGCTGGAACATGTATTTTGAGGTTTACGTGATTTCTCCTCTCAGATGGGTTTTAAAGGAGATAGTCTCCGCTCAGACAGTGGTAAGCAAAGTAATAGTCTCCGCTCAGACAGCGGTAAGCAAAGTAATAGTCTCCGCTCAGACAGTGCGAAACGTATCACATTGCTGGTCCAAGGCTCTcatgattcatgatattaatatataaaaaaccgAATCAGAAAGCAAAGCAAATGCAAAGATTCAGCATTCACATGATGGGGTTCTTATACTGTGGAGGACATGCATAAAATGTGCACAAAGAAGTGAACAAAAACAGGTTCTTTACTTCTTTCTATTGCAAAGCTCTTCATATGTTTTTTTGCCCATTTACAATGACAATTTCTGACAAGTCAAAGCCTGTTCAAAAAAGATTGTCAGCCCCGACATATGAACAGCAATATATATGATGTCCCCCTCAGCCTACACATTATAAATATCGGTTTCAGGGTCATCACACTAAAAACTTTGACAGATGACCTTTTGTAAAATAGCTTCCATTTTGTGATGTAATTCATTTCAATCTTTTTCATGTCCCCCGCTCCCACCTTTcattgattgatttatttgtttttatctcatctttggtttttcttaattattattattttgaaaattttatgttgtgaaataaaattttgtttggtaTGTTGAGTTCTTTGACGAGGTTTGTAACAGTGTTGACAGAAAGGAGGCCCAATGTTAGATAATAAAGAATTgtgaaattttaacaaaacgtgattctttcttttcttttattgaattatgaaaatgttttatctttgtgtttttttcttttttttggatAAGTAAGTTGTATTATCTAATGAGAAGATTACAGCTACATCCAACAATTCACAATAAACTGTACACTAAGAACCTATACAAAGCCAAGAAACACAATAGATTACTGCAACCAAAACCAGAAACCTAACCTATACATTTCTCAAACTCTATTGCAAACATAATCGGTTATTGTCGTCCAAAAAACGAGGTTTTGGGCCAATGCAATAAATAAGAACTGCTTATTTATGTCATGATATGAGATGAAAATTAGGAATCGACTTATGTAATACAGTTAATCCCCTAAGTTATTGAGCAGCGGTGTAGCATCATATCCCAAAGGCAGTAAGTCTTTTTTACGAGGAAGAAGTTTTTTTCAAGGATTCTATATAAATTTCTATATGATATGAAACCGAGATAGTTACCTTTCGGAAAAATCTAACGGACGACAGCCTCGAAATGTCTATGCTTTATTTTTCTGAATGTGGGAGAAAAGataaaacttattattaatttaatccaaattagaGTTTGAAACTCATGTAATTAACCCCTTTTGGTTAACCCGAGACAAATCGATAGATCTATgagaaaattcattcaattgGATATATGGTAGGGTAAAAAAATGGGATACCAAAAGAATTGACTGCTGACCCGTATGAGATAGGAAACTCTCAAGTACGGTTCTAAGGGAAGGAATTGAACCGCCTATTTCAACCGGGGAGAACAGGCCATTCGATAGGGGGATTTTGAAATAGTGGAGGCTTGGTTCGAGCAAGCCGCTGAGTATTGGAAACAGGCTATAACGGTTACTCCTGGTAATTATATTGAAGCGCAGAATTGGTTAAAGATCACGCGGCGTTTCGAATAAGAACAAGAGCtctctgtttatttattattattttagttttaggattcgaaatttgaaatagaaattagagaattctattaaattctattcttattctatttaatttttattaaatccattaatttaatatttaatttaattaaataaattacggtaccatttaaattattaaatttgattttctagtcaatttaaatatttaaatagtaaaaaatattaatttaattagaattgtTAATTGTGTAATGGTTTGGTTTTGTTGGACCCATGGGTCAAATAAAACAGTGCATTTCTCTTTTTGGGAAAAACCAATCTGAATCAGTGGGACATTTACCACTAAGACGAAGACGCACAACATCTTTAACTTTTTTCAGAACACAATTGTATTCTATCCAAGCTTGAGCGTTCAAACAAGGAATTATCCAGTTAAATTCTTTAAGTCACATACCAACAGACCTCCTGATACCATAAAAACCAGAACAAGTTGCCACAAACCTTGTGAGTAagcacacacaaaaaaaaaaagatttcgaGATTCCGTAACATCAAAACATAAcagacaacaacaacaaaaaaaaccatACCATAATTAAGCAATTTGTGGTGTGTGGGAAGTCTGTTTAAGATAGCCAACCAAGCAATTGTTGAGGGTTTAGGCACATAGAGAGGGAACCGAAGGAACTTATGTCAAGAGACCTTAACAGCTTTAAGGACTTTCCGAAGTTTATGAGTCACACAATTGTCCCAATCGGAAAGGTTCTCGAAGAACTAACAACAACATCCTTCAGCCACAAAAATCTCCTCCAATTCCAGCTACTAGCTGAGTTGGCAGCAGTTATCTCGTACTTTGacttttgtataaaatgaaaatcGGGTAGAAAGGAGAAAAATGACGTAATTTACAAAGAATTCACTAAATTTTACACCTACATACCATACTTAACGCATAAAAAAAGCTatgcaaataattaaaaaaataacaaaaggcGACAAAAGTTtctgtattttaaaaataataattaggtcCTTcggtaaaaaaaaatgttaaaagacatcaattagatttttaaagtcaattttacatctatttaattaaaaatattttttaaagtaaggAATAGTAATATGAAAGTGTTTTTATCTTagctaaatatttcttttaacttttgtacttgtattatctttttattactttaatctttatacttttttttgataaaaaaaaactaaagataaattacatcaaataatcCATTTCCCCAAATAGggatatttaaaaaatctataGTCATTCACTATCTAAATGAACCAATTTGACCAGTCTATCAGTTTCTCGATTCTCTTCTCTAGAGATATGATAGATATTCCACTGTTGAAACCGAGAAAACCGCTGAAGAATTCTCCTCATCAGAGCAGAGTTAGATCCTCCTGTGAGCCTCTCATTTCTGGCATTAACCACTTTGACTATCTGTCCGAATCAGCACATTATTATGGAGTCGGTCAATGAAGATATCTAAGTCATTTAAGATGTCACACAATTCAACGTCGAACACATAATAACTCCCCAAGAATCTACTAAAGCTACAAATCTAATTCTCAACATGATCTCACACAATTCCTCCTACAGAAGCAAAATCATCCTCAAGTCTTACAAAACCATCGGTATTCAAACAAacccaattttcatttaaattagaaaacaaagtTGAATCTTGAAATGATCACGATGGGCCTCTGACAATTATCATAAACTGTTTGGCCCAACTAAAAGAGACCTTAATCTTTATACCGTATAATCCATCACTCCGATTCAATTTtccaatcataaatcttttattacatccctcaaaattcaatttttgaataaaatttttgtaaatattttttttacccaCAAAAACTAATATATGATAATCATGTTTACCAAAgtccctttttttcttctttaaaaccAATAATATCCAAACACTGTTTGAAGCGAATCTTCCACGTGTCAACTCCAGGAACTCCCATGACCCTATGAAAACGTAAAATGATGCTATTTGCACTACATTAAGCGAGCGACTTCCAATTGCTTCGGGCTTTTATAATATCGTGTATCGTCACGGTGAAATCTCCGCCCTTCAAGTCTTCACAGCTAAAAGATGCCGGCCGGAGAACTCCGGTATCCTTCTTCGATCTCTTGTCCACAGATTTCTCAAGCAACTGAAACCCCCATGGAGGAAGACGAGGCGTGGGTGTGGGCGCAGATTAAAGCCGAGGCACGCCGCGACGCCGAGTTGGAGCCGGCTCTAGCTAGCTACCTCTACTCCACGATCCTATCTCACTCCTCTCTCGAGCGCTCCCTCGCCTTCCACCTCGGCAACAAGCTCTGCTCCTCCACGCTCCTCTCTACGCTTCTCTACGACCTTTTCCTCAACACTTTCTCTTCCGATCCTTCGCTTCGAGCCGCCGCCGTCGCCGATCTCCGTGCGGCTCGCGTTAGGGATCCCGCTTGCGTTTCCTTCTCTCATTGCCTACTTAATTATAAAGGATTCTTGGCATGCCAGGtaaataatttttctcaattttgaatttcctcttattaatttaaatttcgcGAAAGGAATTTTAAgctttatttagttatttatctGTTCTCATTTTTAAGTTTTGTACgccattaattaaaattcttttacacgtttaattttagattaatgaACAGGAAAACTGATTTTCTTGTTGCTAATTGAATGTTGTAAATGGAATTTGTGTAAAGCATTGTTTGTTGTTCATAAGAGTAAAAAATTGATGATCATTGGATTTTCCTTCTAATAATATCtagaaattttatgttattatagGCTCATCGAGTTGCACACAAGTTGTGGACTCAGTCACGTAGGCCGCTAGCATTGGCATTACATTCTCGAATCTCCGATGTTTTCGCCGTTGATATACATCCGGCAGCAAAGATCGGGAAAGGGATCTTGTTAGATCATGCCACCGGTGTGGTGATCGGAGAAACCGCGGTTGTTGGCAACAACGTGTCAATTTTGCATCACGTTACCCTCGGTGGGACTGGGAAGGCATGTGGAGATCGGCATCCGAAGATTGGTGATGGAGTTTTAATCGGAGCCGGTGCAACCATATTAGGGAATGTGAAGATTGGGGAAGGAGCAAAGATCGGGGCAGGGTCAGTAGTGCTGATCGATGTGCCACCTCGGACCACGGCTGTAGGCAACCCTGCAAGGCTTGTCGGAGGGAAGGAGAAACCGTCAAGGCATGAGGAATGCCCCGGAGAGTCCATGGATCACACTTCATTCATCTCTGAATGGTCAGattatatcatttgattcaGTTTTCTTTGCTATTAGAATTCTATAGTCTAAACCTGTTCTGTTTTTGCATGCTATATGGTGTTGAAGCCTGTTAAAAATTGTAGTCTCTTTCTATCTTTTACTTAGCCCTATGCGTATATTCAACTGTTTTTCTCGTATCTCTATACTCGTGCTCGAAAATTATATCGAATAAAGGTGTTAGACATAGGTGATTGCTGTTGCCTGGATGCTGATATCTAtatctttttgttgtttattaACTGAACTAGATGCTGGTTGCAATATCTTTTTCCTACTTGTTTATTAACTTAGTACCctcatatttatagtttttcaaGTGGGTTTTTATTCTAATTGAGTGCtcaaaatattagtatttttttaatcaagttcGTCCATCGGTTTAGCTTAGGCCTTAAATGTGATTTAAAGTGTATTAAAAACACATTAATCAAACTGTAAACAAGTGTATACCTATTGTATGGAGAGGCATGAGATTCAAGTTAAACTATGGGTAAAAGTACTATGATGGTCCTTGTACTAAGGGTCAGATTGTATTGTCTTTTTTACTCCAAAAATGGGCAAATCagtccctatacattagatcaaagagcaaacaaGTCTTTTTG
The nucleotide sequence above comes from Gossypium raimondii isolate GPD5lz chromosome 13, ASM2569854v1, whole genome shotgun sequence. Encoded proteins:
- the LOC105782236 gene encoding serine acetyltransferase 5 isoform X1, producing MPAGELRYPSSISCPQISQATETPMEEDEAWVWAQIKAEARRDAELEPALASYLYSTILSHSSLERSLAFHLGNKLCSSTLLSTLLYDLFLNTFSSDPSLRAAAVADLRAARVRDPACVSFSHCLLNYKGFLACQAHRVAHKLWTQSRRPLALALHSRISDVFAVDIHPAAKIGKGILLDHATGVVIGETAVVGNNVSILHHVTLGGTGKACGDRHPKIGDGVLIGAGATILGNVKIGEGAKIGAGSVVLIDVPPRTTAVGNPARLVGGKEKPSRHEECPGESMDHTSFISEWRGKDRWLSTKVSRTFCLSD
- the LOC105782233 gene encoding K(+) efflux antiporter 4, translated to MRRRLAALFFICDLFVLFGFAAAFDAETLSAAEFNTTAALTNVSDPRSREDSFADMIDRALEKEFNDTDQNEATDPGSFNNSVAGKQAVLETVARVKSKKNETKEEKSFQLHDVFYLDNENRADDAPTLIDQNDNVFIISNPKSKYPVLQLDLRLISDLVVVIVSATCGGIAFACAGQPVITGYLLAGSIIGPGGFSFVGEMVQVETVAQFGVIFLLFALGLEFSTTKLRVVRAVAVLGGLLQIFLFMCLCGITVSLCGGKPSEGVFVGAFLSMSSTAVVLKFLMERNSLSALHGQVTVGILILQDCAVGLLFALLPVLGGSSGILQGVLSMTKSLVTLITFLAILTILSRTCVPWFLRLMISLSSQTNELYQLASVAFCLLVAWCSDKLGLSLELGSFAAGVMISTTDLGQHTLEQVEPIRNFFAALFLASIGMLIHVHFLWNHVDILLAAVILVIVIKTMVVAAVVKGFRYSNKTSLLVGMSLAQIGEFAFVLLSRASNLHLVEGKLYLLLLGTTALSLVTTPLLFKLIPAVVHLGVLLRWFPPDSQSEMGFKGDSLRSDSGKQSNSLRSDSGKQSNSLRSDSAKRITLLVQGSHDS
- the LOC105782236 gene encoding serine acetyltransferase 5 isoform X2, whose product is MPAGELRYPSSISCPQISQATETPMEEDEAWVWAQIKAEARRDAELEPALASYLYSTILSHSSLERSLAFHLGNKLCSSTLLSTLLYDLFLNTFSSDPSLRAAAVADLRAARVRDPACVSFSHCLLNYKGFLACQAHRVAHKLWTQSRRPLALALHSRISDVFAVDIHPAAKIGKGILLDHATGVVIGETAVVGNNVSILHHVTLGGTGKACGDRHPKIGDGVLIGAGATILGNVKIGEGAKIGAGSVVLIDVPPRTTAVGNPARLVGGKEKPSRHEECPGESMDHTSFISEWSDYII